Proteins from one Scyliorhinus canicula chromosome 6, sScyCan1.1, whole genome shotgun sequence genomic window:
- the LOC119967997 gene encoding probable G-protein coupled receptor 139: protein MVSSLTTPVNSVAIVILKRGKCGLSKCITQYLLAMTTADIFLVITDVILNRINNIYFPINFLFITPVCALKISLFLAATNCSVWFTVVFTFDRFVAISCQKLKSRYCTKRIATVVVIAVSFFSCVRCIPWYFVFTHSMIIDNVPWFCIEKEFYYTSPFYIVYEWVDSALTPLLPFALILLFNTLTARNIIIVSRLRRRIMGQGLTEKHIDPEVENRRKSIILLFALSANFIILWIPYVVHSLTWRIVNYNYTDKSFTNPIYVAQQVGFMLQLLSSCTNTCIYGLTQRKFREELKNGINYPFIRIVKLFKQQKNTVPEQDLHF, encoded by the exons ATGGTAAgcagtctaacaacaccag TTAACTCAGTTGCGATTGTGATCCTGAAACGAGGAAAATGTGGCCTCTCCAAATGTATCACTCAGTACCTACTGGCAATGACGACAGCAGATATATTTCTCGTCATCACTGATGTCATACTGAATCGAATTAATAACATTTATTTCCCAATTAATTTCTTATTTATTACTCCTGTGTGTGCACTGAAAATATCTTTGTTTCTTGCAGCCACAAATTGTTCTGTTTGGTTCACAGTGGTCTTTACCTTTGATCGGTTTGTTGCCATTTCTTGCCAGAAGTTGAAATCAAGATATTGCACCAAGCGAATTGCGACTGTAGTTGTCATAGCAGTTAGCTTTTTCAGCTGTGTGAGGTGCATTCCATGGTACTTCGTTTTTACTCATTCAATGATTATAGATAATGTACCATGGTTTTGCATTGAGAAAGAATTCTATTATACTTCGCCCTTTTATATAGTGTATGAATGGGTTGACAGTGCACTAACGCCGTTGCTACCATTTGCCTTGATTTTATTGTTCAACACTCTGACTGCCAGGAACATCATAATCGTCAGTCGACTCCGGAGGCGTATCATGGGCCAAGGCTTAACAGAGAAACATATTGACCCAGAAGTTGAGAACCGAAGGAAATCCATTATTCTACTATTTGCGTTGTCTGCCAATTTTATTATCTTGTGGATTCCTTATGTTGTACATTCGTTAACGTGGCGAATTGTGAACTATAATTACACAGACAAAAGTTTTACCAATCCGATATATGTCGCCCAGCAAGTAGGATTTATGCTGCAGCTTCTGAGTTCGTGCACCAACACATGTATTTATGGACTAACACAGAGGAAATTTAGAGAGGAGTTAAAGAACGGTATTAATTATCCATTTATTCGAATTGTTAAATTATTTAAACAGCAAAAGAATACTGTACCGGAACAGGACCTGCATTTCTAG